ATAAAAATACTTCAAAATAAATGATGCATTATTTATTAAAAATAGTTAAAAATTAGCTTCTTGGTTTTTTACTTTTAAGATAAATAAGTTGACCAACGCGAGGTTGTTGTCCTTCGTCCATTCGGTTTTTGGAATAAAGTTTACTCAATTTAATTCCGAATTTCTGAGAAATATTGTGCATGCTTTCACCAGTTTCGGCTTTGTAGGTGTCGACATTTCCAGAAGAAGATTTGCTATCCAAGAAAACGATATCATTTTTTTTGAGTTGGTTGCTGTTCAACTCGTTGTACTTGATAATCTTTTTCTCGCTAATCCCGAATTTTTTTGAAATGGTCGCCACATCAGTATCTACTGGAACAATGAAAAACTTCATGCCACCATTAGGATGGTTTTTAACCAAAATATTTTTTAAAAGTTGTGGGGCAGAAAGACTTTCCACTTGTTTGTCTACATTTTTTTGATGTTGAGCAAAGGATGTTTGTTCATATTCTGTTCGGATAGTTGGTTTTGTTGCCTTGGCATTGGTTTTATTTTGATCCATTTGGGCCATAAAAACGGCATCGTTGTCAAGACCAGGATATAATTTTAAAATTGCGTAATAAACTTGATCTGTTGTTGTATTATCAAATTCATACAATTTATATTTTTCAATTTTGCTAATTAAAATATGGGCGTAACGTGGATTGGTAGCGTAACCTGCTTTTTTAAGACCATGTGCCCAAGCGCGATAATCTTTCATTTCCAAATCAAACAACTTGGTGTAATATTTTCTAGTTGCAAGAAAAATAGAGTGGTCTTCATAAGATTGCCTCGGATCGTCGTACACACGGAAACACTCGTTGGGCGCATCATCTGTATGTTTCATGGTTTTTCCCGTCCAGTCTTCTTTGCATTTGATACCGAAATGATTGTTGCCTTGTTGTGCCAATCGACTTTGTCCGCCACCAGTTTCTAAAAGACCTTGTGCTAGAGTGATACTTGCGGGGATTTTATATTTTTCCATTTCTTCAACGGCATATTTTGCAAATCGTTGGATGTATTGATCTTCTGTTTTCCAATTTTGAGATTTTGCAAAACTTATTGTCAGGATACAAACTAGAGCAAATACTTTCTTCATAATTGTTTTATGTTTCAAAATTTTTAATAAAGAATTAAAACTGAATTAGTCTTTTATTCTTTTTTTGAAGTTGTTGGTTAGCACCTTCGATGCCTTGTAATCCGCCGGTGTGGAATGTCAAAATTTTTGTCTCTTTTTCGAAATAATCTTGTTCGATAAGTTCAATAATTTTTTGCATCATTTTCCCTGTATATATAGGCTCGAGAGGAACTTGATGTTGTTTATAAAAATTATTTATAAAACGAATATTATCATCTGTTATTTTACCATAACGTGCTTCTTTAGCATTAATGAGTTCAAAATTTGATTTTCCCGACCATTTTTTAATTTGATCTTCGAGGCTGTCATCTTGGACAACTTTTATCCCGATTACTTTTTGATGATGTTCTGCAAATTTTGAAATCCCAGCTATTGTTCCACCAGTACCAACCGCGCTGCAAAGATAATCAAAATCTTTAGTATGGGAACTGAGCATCCATTGTATGCCTTCTACAGCGAGATGGTTGCTGCCGCCTTCGGGGATGACAAGCGATGTTGGAAATTCCGTTTGCAATTCTAGTTTTAAAGGCTCTTTATCTCGGTATTTTTCTCTGGAAACGAAACGAAATTCCATGCCGTTTTCTAAGGCTTGACGAAGTGTTGGGTTTTCGGAGATTTTGTCTTTTAATTCTTCACCCCGTATAATACCTAGACTAGGGAAATTTAACTGTTTTGCAACTGCTGAAACGCTAACGATATGATTAGAAAAAGCACCACCAAAACTTATCAGTTTTGGATTGATGTTATTTTGTTCTGTATAGTTTTTAATATTATAAAAAAGTTTCCAATATTTATTCCCAGAGATTTTTTGATCGATAAGGTCTTCTCTTTTTATCCAAAGTTCTACACCTTTGATGTTATCAATTTTCTGGATCGGAATATTGTGTTCGGTTGTCAGCATAAGCAAAAAAAATCCGCAACTAAGTGCGGATTTAATTTATTTAGTTTTGTTAATAATCGTCTTAACCGCTTCGATAACTGCGTGTGAGTCGATTTTGTATTTTTTCATCAATTCAGCAGGCGTTCCAGATTCTCCAAAAGTATCATGAACTGCTACAAATTCTTGAGGTGTTGGTCTTCTTCTTGCCAACATTCCTGCAACAGATTCGCCCAAACCACCTAAGTAATTGTGTTCTTCGGCTGTTACAATTTTACCTGTTTTTTCAACTGATTTTAAAATGATTTCTTCATCCAAAGGTTTGATCGTGTGGATGTTGATGATCTCGCAAGAAATACCTTCTTTTTCTAAAGCTTCAGCAGCTAAAAGACTTTCCCAAACCAAGTGTCCAGTAGCAACAATTGTTACATCTGTACCTTCTTGCAACAAAATCCCTTTACCAATTTCGAAAGGCATATCTTCTGGTATGAAAACAGGAACAACTGGACGTCCAAATCTTAAATAAACCGGTCCATCATGTTCTGCTGCTGCAAGAGTTGCTGCTTTTGTCTGGTTATAATCACACGGGTTGATAACGGTCATTCCTGGAAGCATTTTCATCATTCCGATGTCTTCCAAAACTTGGTGTGTTGCGCCATCTTCTCCCAAAGTAAGACCTGCATGAGAAGCCGCTATTTTTACATTTTTACCAGAATAAGCAATCGATTGACGAATTTGGTCATAGACGCGAGATGTCGCAAAGTTGGCAAAAGTTCCAGCAAAAGGGATTTTTCCGTTTATTGTAAGACCTGCAGCGATACCCATCATGTTGGCTTCTGCAATCCCAATTTGGAAAAAACGTTCTGGCGCTTTCTCGATGAATTTCTCCATTTTAAGAGAGCCAATAAGGTCAGCGCAAAGTGCTACAACATTTGGATTGCTGTCTGCTAATTCCGCTAGTCCAGCTCCAAATCCTGATCTTGTATCTTTTTTTTCTGTATATGTATATTTCATTACGTTCTGTATTTAGGTTGTTGATTATAAAATGTTATTAATAGTCTGAAGCTTCATCCAATTGAAGTTGTTGAAATGCTTTTTCTAATTGCTCATCGTTTGGCGCTTTACCATGCCAAGCGTGAGAACCCATCATATAATCTACACCTTGTCCCATTTCTGTATGTAACAATATGGCAACAGGTTTTCCGTTTCCAGTTTCAGCTTTTGCTTTTTCCAAAATGGCGATAACAGCTTCTAGATCGTTTCCGTTTTTCTCTTCTAAAACCAACCAACCAAAAGCTTCTAATTTGGCATGAAGATCTCCTAGGCTTAATACATCATCTGTATCACCATCGATTTGTCTTCCATTATAATCTATTGTTGCAATGATGTTGTCCACTTTTTTCGCAGCGCCATACATCAAAGCTTCCCAGATTTGACCTTCTTGTAATTCGCCATCACCGTGAAGTGTATATACGATAGACTTGTCACCATCTAGTTTTTTAGCTTGTGCAGCACCTAAAGCGACTGACAAACCTTGACCTAAAGATCCTGACGCGACACGAATTCCCGGAAGACCTTCGTGCGTTGTTGGGTGACCTTGAAGTCTTGAGTTTAATTTTCTAAATGTTGCTAATTCTGAAACAGGGAAGAAACCAAATCTTGCTAAAGTACTGTAAAACACAGGGGAAATATGCCCGTTGGATAGGAAGAATAAGTCCTCGTTCTTACCTTCCATTGTGAAAGGCAATTTGTAGTTCATAACTTTTCCGTATAGCGCAGTGAAATATTCTGCACATCCTAGAGATCCTCCTGGATGCCCACTGTTAACCGCGTGCACCATTCTTAAGATATCTCTTCTGATTTGCGTACTTAGGCTCTTTAGCTCTTCGATATTTTTACTCATTTTTAAATTTTTTCGTGTTGCGAATTTACGATTTTAGTTTTTGTTTTTAAAAACTTAGTAGATGATAATTGCTTATTATTTGAGAACTTAGCAACCTTCGTTCATGCCAACGGCGATTTCAACGACTACATTGTTCTCTAGTGTGAAGGTGAGATAAGTGCCAGCGTC
This genomic stretch from Chryseobacterium sp. POL2 harbors:
- a CDS encoding transketolase; protein product: MSKNIEELKSLSTQIRRDILRMVHAVNSGHPGGSLGCAEYFTALYGKVMNYKLPFTMEGKNEDLFFLSNGHISPVFYSTLARFGFFPVSELATFRKLNSRLQGHPTTHEGLPGIRVASGSLGQGLSVALGAAQAKKLDGDKSIVYTLHGDGELQEGQIWEALMYGAAKKVDNIIATIDYNGRQIDGDTDDVLSLGDLHAKLEAFGWLVLEEKNGNDLEAVIAILEKAKAETGNGKPVAILLHTEMGQGVDYMMGSHAWHGKAPNDEQLEKAFQQLQLDEASDY
- a CDS encoding 1-aminocyclopropane-1-carboxylate deaminase/D-cysteine desulfhydrase, translating into MLTTEHNIPIQKIDNIKGVELWIKREDLIDQKISGNKYWKLFYNIKNYTEQNNINPKLISFGGAFSNHIVSVSAVAKQLNFPSLGIIRGEELKDKISENPTLRQALENGMEFRFVSREKYRDKEPLKLELQTEFPTSLVIPEGGSNHLAVEGIQWMLSSHTKDFDYLCSAVGTGGTIAGISKFAEHHQKVIGIKVVQDDSLEDQIKKWSGKSNFELINAKEARYGKITDDNIRFINNFYKQHQVPLEPIYTGKMMQKIIELIEQDYFEKETKILTFHTGGLQGIEGANQQLQKKNKRLIQF
- a CDS encoding glucosaminidase domain-containing protein; translated protein: MKKVFALVCILTISFAKSQNWKTEDQYIQRFAKYAVEEMEKYKIPASITLAQGLLETGGGQSRLAQQGNNHFGIKCKEDWTGKTMKHTDDAPNECFRVYDDPRQSYEDHSIFLATRKYYTKLFDLEMKDYRAWAHGLKKAGYATNPRYAHILISKIEKYKLYEFDNTTTDQVYYAILKLYPGLDNDAVFMAQMDQNKTNAKATKPTIRTEYEQTSFAQHQKNVDKQVESLSAPQLLKNILVKNHPNGGMKFFIVPVDTDVATISKKFGISEKKIIKYNELNSNQLKKNDIVFLDSKSSSGNVDTYKAETGESMHNISQKFGIKLSKLYSKNRMDEGQQPRVGQLIYLKSKKPRS
- a CDS encoding transketolase family protein — protein: MKYTYTEKKDTRSGFGAGLAELADSNPNVVALCADLIGSLKMEKFIEKAPERFFQIGIAEANMMGIAAGLTINGKIPFAGTFANFATSRVYDQIRQSIAYSGKNVKIAASHAGLTLGEDGATHQVLEDIGMMKMLPGMTVINPCDYNQTKAATLAAAEHDGPVYLRFGRPVVPVFIPEDMPFEIGKGILLQEGTDVTIVATGHLVWESLLAAEALEKEGISCEIINIHTIKPLDEEIILKSVEKTGKIVTAEEHNYLGGLGESVAGMLARRRPTPQEFVAVHDTFGESGTPAELMKKYKIDSHAVIEAVKTIINKTK